A portion of the Burkholderia sp. GAS332 genome contains these proteins:
- a CDS encoding transcriptional regulator, LuxR family, whose protein sequence is MSMEMSTDCDSIASEYFDAAALGPRQLSALLGLVYQGPLEATPWSRLLECIRQQLDASFVTLVLRNPASDRPGLIVNASSYGTLLPGEPSYSEHYYAMCPFTTLPAGQVLTADELFGEPAWCEHEFYLQYLKPLDLRYILAANIRTDDGVECAFFVSRAHRGCDYGQADKALIAILLPHLKRAVDLHSTLDVLESERTLYAGTIDRMLVGTVILDEHGKVMKSNGAADRLFAKQDGIYISHDALHAHCPLENRKFQKTIQSAINNHLIAATARVEATTLSRPTGEMPLSVLMRPIPLNYCAEDKRRRPAVAVFIRDPAGSPQNARVMLRKLFRLTPTETELALLLVDGLTLDEAADALGVTKNTARAHLRGVFAKTGATRQAVLVKTLLNSVVSMV, encoded by the coding sequence ATGTCGATGGAGATGTCGACGGATTGCGACAGTATCGCTTCCGAATACTTTGACGCCGCGGCGCTTGGCCCCCGTCAATTGAGTGCGCTGCTCGGTCTCGTCTATCAGGGGCCTTTGGAAGCGACGCCGTGGTCGCGCCTGCTGGAATGCATCAGGCAGCAGCTCGACGCGAGTTTTGTCACGCTGGTGCTGCGCAATCCGGCAAGTGACCGGCCTGGTCTGATCGTCAATGCGTCCTCTTATGGCACGCTATTGCCGGGCGAGCCGTCCTACAGCGAGCACTACTATGCGATGTGCCCCTTTACCACCCTGCCCGCCGGTCAGGTGCTCACTGCCGACGAGCTGTTCGGCGAACCCGCCTGGTGTGAGCATGAGTTCTATCTGCAATACCTGAAGCCACTCGATCTGCGTTATATCCTCGCGGCCAACATCCGCACCGACGACGGCGTGGAATGTGCGTTCTTTGTCAGCCGCGCTCATCGCGGTTGCGACTATGGCCAGGCCGACAAGGCGTTGATCGCCATTCTCCTGCCTCATCTGAAACGCGCCGTCGATCTGCACTCGACGCTCGACGTTCTCGAATCCGAGCGCACCTTGTACGCGGGCACCATCGACCGCATGCTGGTGGGCACCGTGATCCTCGACGAGCATGGCAAAGTCATGAAGAGCAACGGCGCGGCGGACCGTCTGTTTGCGAAGCAGGATGGCATTTACATCAGCCACGATGCCTTGCATGCGCACTGCCCACTGGAGAATCGCAAGTTCCAGAAGACAATTCAGTCGGCGATTAACAATCACCTGATCGCCGCTACCGCACGCGTCGAGGCGACAACACTGTCACGGCCGACAGGTGAAATGCCGCTCAGCGTTCTGATGCGCCCAATTCCGCTCAACTATTGCGCGGAGGACAAGAGACGGCGGCCCGCCGTCGCCGTCTTCATTCGCGATCCCGCCGGCTCGCCGCAGAATGCGCGCGTCATGCTGCGCAAGTTGTTTCGCCTGACGCCGACCGAAACGGAACTCGCCCTTCTTCTGGTTGACGGCCTCACACTGGACGAAGCCGCCGATGCGCTAGGCGTCACGAAGAATACGGCGCGAGCGCATTTGCGCGGTGTATTTGCGAAAACGGGTGCGACACGCCAGGCGGTGCTCGTGAAGACGCTGCTCAATAGCGTCGTTTCGATGGTGTGA
- a CDS encoding adenylylsulfate kinase /sulfate adenylyltransferase subunit 1: protein MAHVSTMIADDIEQYLSTHQTKGLLRFITCGSVDDGKSTLIGRLLYESKMLFEDQLSQLEADSKKVGTQGGDLDFALLVDGLSAEREQGITIDVAYRFFSTEKRKFIVADTPGHEQYTRNMVTGASTADVAIILIDARKGVLTQTRRHSYLVSLIGIRRIVVAINKLDMVDYAQDVFDRIDAEYREFASQIGLDNIVCIPMSALRGDNVTEPSANTPWYQGPALMEYLEAVPIEDDAQRNKAFRLPVQWVNRPHLNFRGYAGNIVSGNIRRGERIRVLPSGKESRIASIITATGECDAAACGQSVTLTLEDEIDVSRGDVIACTDAPPAVADQFEATLVWMSDEPMLPGRPYLLKIGTRLVGATSAQPKYKINVNTLEHLAARTLDLNEIGVCNLSLDRPIAFDSYAENRDTGGFIVIDRLTNNTVGAGMLHFALRRSQNVHWQAIDVDRAAHAALKGQTPRIAWLTGLSGAGKSTIANLVEKKLHALGKHTYLLDGDNVRHGLNKDLGFSEADRVENIRRVAEVARLMTDAGLITLVSFISPFRAERNMARALAGAGVFVEIFVDTPIDVAEQRDPKGLYKKARRGELKNFTGIDSPYEPPEQPEIRIDTTTDSPEQAAERIVAYLLGDGNPH, encoded by the coding sequence ATGGCACACGTTTCCACCATGATTGCCGACGACATCGAGCAGTATCTGTCGACGCATCAAACCAAAGGGCTGCTGCGCTTCATCACCTGCGGCAGTGTCGACGACGGCAAGAGCACGTTGATTGGCCGGCTGTTGTACGAGTCGAAGATGCTGTTTGAAGATCAGCTCAGCCAGCTCGAAGCGGATTCGAAAAAAGTCGGCACGCAAGGCGGCGATCTCGACTTCGCGCTGCTGGTCGACGGACTCAGCGCCGAGCGCGAACAGGGCATCACCATCGACGTCGCTTACCGTTTTTTCTCGACTGAGAAGCGCAAGTTCATCGTCGCCGATACGCCGGGACATGAACAGTACACGCGCAATATGGTGACCGGCGCTTCCACGGCCGACGTCGCGATCATCCTGATCGATGCGCGCAAAGGCGTATTGACGCAGACGCGCCGCCACAGCTACCTGGTGTCGTTGATCGGCATCCGGCGCATCGTGGTGGCGATCAACAAGCTGGACATGGTCGACTACGCGCAAGACGTATTCGATCGAATCGACGCCGAGTATCGCGAGTTTGCCAGCCAGATCGGGCTGGACAACATCGTCTGCATCCCGATGTCCGCGCTGCGCGGCGACAACGTCACCGAGCCCAGCGCCAACACGCCCTGGTATCAGGGACCGGCGCTGATGGAATATCTGGAAGCCGTACCGATCGAAGACGATGCGCAACGCAACAAAGCGTTCCGCCTGCCGGTGCAATGGGTCAACCGGCCTCACCTGAATTTTCGCGGCTACGCAGGCAACATTGTCTCAGGCAACATCCGTCGCGGCGAACGCATTCGCGTGTTGCCGTCCGGCAAGGAAAGCCGTATCGCGTCGATCATCACTGCCACGGGCGAGTGTGACGCGGCAGCGTGCGGACAATCGGTCACGCTGACGCTAGAAGACGAAATCGATGTCAGCCGCGGTGACGTGATCGCGTGCACCGACGCGCCGCCCGCCGTCGCCGACCAGTTCGAAGCAACCCTCGTCTGGATGAGCGACGAGCCGATGCTGCCAGGCCGTCCTTATCTGCTGAAGATCGGCACCCGTCTGGTGGGCGCCACCAGTGCGCAGCCCAAGTACAAGATCAACGTCAACACGCTCGAACACCTGGCGGCCCGCACGCTCGATCTCAACGAAATCGGCGTGTGCAATCTCAGCCTCGACCGACCGATCGCGTTTGACAGTTACGCCGAGAATCGCGATACCGGCGGCTTTATCGTGATCGACCGGCTGACTAACAATACGGTCGGCGCCGGCATGCTGCATTTCGCGTTGCGGCGCTCGCAGAACGTGCATTGGCAGGCCATCGACGTCGATCGCGCGGCGCATGCTGCACTCAAGGGCCAAACGCCGCGCATCGCGTGGCTCACGGGTTTATCGGGCGCGGGCAAATCGACCATCGCCAACCTGGTGGAGAAGAAACTGCACGCGCTCGGCAAACACACCTATCTGCTCGATGGCGACAACGTGCGTCATGGCTTGAACAAGGATCTCGGCTTCTCCGAGGCCGACCGGGTCGAGAATATCCGGCGTGTCGCCGAGGTGGCGCGCCTGATGACGGACGCAGGCCTGATCACCCTGGTGTCGTTCATTTCGCCCTTCCGTGCCGAGCGCAACATGGCGCGCGCGTTGGCCGGCGCGGGCGTGTTCGTCGAGATATTCGTGGACACGCCGATCGATGTCGCCGAACAACGCGATCCCAAGGGACTGTACAAGAAAGCGCGGCGCGGCGAACTGAAGAACTTCACCGGCATCGATTCGCCGTATGAGCCGCCCGAACAGCCGGAAATCCGCATCGACACCACGACCGACTCGCCCGAGCAGGCAGCGGAGCGCATCGTGGCGTATTTACTGGGCGACGGCAATCCGCACTAA
- a CDS encoding sulfate adenylyltransferase subunit 2 yields MLTHLERLEAESIHIMREVVAECENPVMLYSIGKDSSVMLHLAMKAFYPAKPPFALLHVDTTWKFREMIAFRDQTVERLDLELLVHINPEGVEQNINPFTHGSAVHTDIWKTQGLKQALDHHGFDAAFGGARRDEEKSRAKERIFSIRSEQHRWDPKMQRPELWHLYNARKRKGESIRVFPISNWTELDIWQYIYLNEIPIVPLYFAKERPVVKRDGTLIMVDDERMPLQKNEVPEMKKVRFRTLGCYPLTGAIESEADTLTGIIQEMLLAKTSERQGRLIDSDSAGSMEKKKQEGYF; encoded by the coding sequence ATGTTGACCCACTTGGAGCGTCTGGAAGCAGAGAGCATCCACATCATGCGCGAGGTGGTGGCCGAATGCGAAAACCCGGTGATGCTGTACTCGATCGGCAAGGACAGCTCGGTCATGCTGCATCTCGCGATGAAAGCGTTCTATCCCGCCAAGCCCCCCTTTGCGCTGTTGCACGTCGATACGACGTGGAAATTCCGCGAGATGATTGCATTTCGCGACCAGACCGTCGAGCGACTCGATCTTGAACTGCTGGTCCATATCAACCCTGAGGGTGTCGAGCAAAACATCAATCCGTTCACACACGGCTCGGCGGTGCATACGGACATCTGGAAGACGCAGGGTCTGAAACAGGCGCTCGACCACCATGGATTCGATGCTGCCTTCGGCGGAGCGCGCCGCGACGAAGAGAAATCGCGCGCCAAGGAACGCATTTTCTCGATCCGCTCCGAACAGCACCGCTGGGACCCGAAGATGCAGCGCCCCGAACTCTGGCACCTGTACAACGCGCGCAAGCGCAAGGGTGAAAGCATCCGCGTGTTCCCGATCTCGAACTGGACCGAGCTAGACATCTGGCAGTACATCTACCTGAACGAGATTCCGATCGTGCCGTTGTACTTCGCGAAGGAGCGTCCGGTGGTCAAGCGTGACGGCACGCTCATCATGGTCGACGACGAACGCATGCCGCTTCAAAAGAACGAAGTACCGGAGATGAAGAAAGTGCGTTTCCGCACGCTCGGCTGCTACCCGCTCACCGGCGCGATCGAGAGCGAGGCCGATACGTTGACCGGCATCATCCAGGAAATGCTGCTGGCGAAGACGTCGGAGCGCCAGGGACGGTTGATCGATAGCGATTCAGCCGGTTCGATGGAAAAGAAGAAACAGGAGGGATATTTCTGA
- a CDS encoding Polyketide cyclase / dehydrase and lipid transport — translation MSSQQNMVTSIKVEIDAPASLVWDVLTDLAQYPQWNPYTVKVESTLKMGEPVNLFLPNPAAPGELLHVIEHLVAFDRPTLLSWEMIPSAGNPDAARRDQVIEATGEASCTYYSTDLFLGPTAPVVMATHGEWVRLGFDAVARSLKVRAESLYQAARATQPG, via the coding sequence ATGTCCAGTCAGCAAAACATGGTGACATCGATCAAGGTCGAAATCGATGCGCCTGCGTCGCTTGTGTGGGACGTGCTCACCGATCTCGCCCAGTATCCGCAATGGAATCCGTACACGGTCAAGGTTGAATCGACGCTCAAGATGGGCGAACCGGTCAACCTGTTCCTGCCGAACCCTGCCGCGCCTGGCGAACTGCTCCACGTGATCGAGCATTTGGTGGCATTCGACCGCCCGACGCTGCTGTCGTGGGAAATGATCCCTTCAGCCGGCAACCCGGATGCGGCGCGCCGCGACCAGGTGATCGAAGCCACAGGCGAGGCAAGCTGTACTTACTATTCGACTGACCTGTTTCTAGGGCCGACGGCGCCGGTCGTGATGGCCACGCACGGCGAATGGGTGCGCCTGGGTTTTGACGCGGTCGCGCGCAGCCTGAAAGTACGGGCCGAGTCGCTCTACCAGGCCGCACGCGCGACGCAGCCGGGCTAG